A genomic stretch from Aedes albopictus strain Foshan chromosome 2, AalbF5, whole genome shotgun sequence includes:
- the LOC134287156 gene encoding uncharacterized protein LOC134287156: MNCSCSSSQCPHVQYVRKLLETTEKDDQSATPQTTVQKALPQLQKAAWYVATAIKEIFFVWIAITKIVLRLWLNLLESNSYVWLAFLMFAFGLICSLPGVRATSMPTAVSTWSTTSEEDGALVGAICHFWR; encoded by the exons atgaattgttcCTGTTCTTCAAGCCAATGCCCACACGTTCAATACGTTCGGAAACTCCTGGAAACCACGGAGAAAGACGACCAGTCAGCCACTCCTCAAACCACGGTGCAAAAAGCGCTTCCACAACTGCAGAAAGCTGCCTGGTACGTGGCGACAGCCATCAAAGAGATCTTCTTCGTTTGGATCGCCATAACAAAGATCGTTCTGCGGCTGTGGCTGAACCTTCTCGAGTCCAACAG TTACGTGTGGTTGGCATTTTTGATGTTTGCATTCGGACTGATCTGCTCGCTGCCGGGTGTTCGCGCCACTTCAATGCCAACGGCAGTGTCAACGTGGTCGACGACGTCAGAAGAAGACGGTGCTCTGGTGGGTGCCATCTGCCACTTCTGGAGATGA